Proteins from one Phocoena sinus isolate mPhoSin1 chromosome 8, mPhoSin1.pri, whole genome shotgun sequence genomic window:
- the TRAF6 gene encoding TNF receptor-associated factor 6 isoform X4 produces the protein MSLLHWENSCGSSQSESDCCAAMAASSCGAAAKDDSVSGTASTVNLSSSFMEEIQGYDVEFDPPLESKYECPICLMALREAVQTPCGHRFCKACIIKSIRDAGHKCPVDNEILLENQLFPDNFAKREILSLMVKCPNEGCLHKMELRHLEDHRAHCEFALMNCPQCQRPFQKCQLNIHIVKECPRRQVSCVNCAVSMAFEDKEIHDQNCPLANVICEYCNTMLIREQMPNHYDLDCPTAPVPCTFSTFGCHEKMQRNHLARHLQEDTQSHMRMMAQAVQTLSLAIAPAPQRGMLPCDSASLPRISSGCHSEVQNFQETIQQLEGRLVRQDHQIRELTAKMETQSTYVSELKRTIRTLEDKVAEIEAQQCNGIYIWKIGNFGMHLKSQEEEKPVVIHSPGFYTGKPGYKLCMRLHLQLPTAQRCANYISLFVHTMQGEYDSHLPWPFQGTIRLTILDQSEAPVRQNHEEIMDAKPELLAFQRPTIPRNPKGFGYVTFMHLEALRQRTFIKDDTLLVRCEVSTRFDMGSLRREGFQPRSTDLGM, from the exons ATGAGTCTGCTACACTGGGAAAACAGCTGTGGATCCAGCCAGTCTGAGAGCGACTGCTGTGCTGCCATGGCCGCCAGCTCCTGTGGTGCTGCAGCAAAAGATGACAGTGTGAGTGGAACTGCCAGCACAGTGAATCTTTCCAGCTCTTTTATGGAAGAGATCCAGGGATATGACGTGGAATTTGACCCACCCCTGGAAAGCAAGTATGAATGCCCCATCTGCTTGATGGCATTACGGGAAGCAGTGCAAACACCGTGCGGCCACAGGTTCTGCAAAGCCTGCATCATCAAATCAATAAG ggATGCAGGTCACAAATGTCCAGTTGACAATGAAATACTGCTGGAAAATCAACTCTTTCCTGACAATTTTGCAAAACGAGAGATTCTTTCTCTGATGGTGAAGTGTCCAAATGAAGGTTGTCTGCACAAGATGGAACTGAGGCATCTTGAG GATCACCGAGCACATTGTGAGTTTGCTCTTATGAATTGTCCCCAATGCCAACGTCCCTTCCAAAAATGCCAACTTAATATTCACATTGTCAAGGAGTGTCCAAGGAGACAGGTTTCTTGTGTAAACTGTGCTGTATCGATGGCATTTGAAGATAAAGAG aTTCATGACCAGAACTGTCCTTTGGCaaatgtcatctgtgaatacTGCAACACCATGCTCATCAGAGAACAG aTGCCTAATCATTATGATCTAGACTGTCCTACAGCCCCAGTTCCATGCACATTCAGTACTTTTGGTTGCCATGAAaag ATGCAGAGGAATCACTTGGCACGCCACCTGCAAGAGGATACCCAGTCGCACATGAGAATGATGGCCCAGGCTGTTCAGACTTTAAGCCTTGCGATAGCTCCCGCACCTCAGCGTGGCATGCTGCCATGTGATTCTGCCTCTCTGCCCCGGATTTCCTCTGGGTGTCACTCAGAGGTCCAGAATTTCCAAGAAACCATTCAACAGTTAGAGGGTCGCCTTGTAAGACAGGACCATCAAATCCGGGAGCTGACTGCAAAAATGGAAACTCAGAGCACGTATGTAAGTGAGCTAAAACGAACTATTCGAACCCTTGAGGACAAAGTTGCTGAAATAGAAGCACAGCAGTGCAATGGAATTTACATCTGGAAGATTGGCAATTTTGGGATGCACTTGAAATCTCAAGAAGAGGAGAAACCTGTTGTCATTCACAGCCCCGGATTCTACACAGGCAAACCCGGCTACAAACTATGCATGCGCCTGCACCTGCAGCTACCGACTGCACAGCGCTGTGCCAACTACATATCCCTCTTCGTCCACACGATGCAAGGAGAGTATGACAGCCACCTCCCGTGGCCCTTCCAGGGTACGATACGCCTTACCATCCTTGATCAGTCTGAAGCACCTGTAAGGCAAAACCATGAAGAGATAATGGACGCCAAACCAGAGCTGCTTGCCTTCCAGAGACCCACAATCCCACGGAACCCCAAAGGGTTTGGCTATGTGACCTTTATGCATCTGGAAGCCCTAAGACAAAGAACCTTCATCAAGGACGACACGTTATTAGTACGCTGTGAGGTCTCCACCCGCTTTGACATGGGCAGTCTTCGGAGGGAGGGTTTTCAACCACGAAGTACTGACTTGGGGATGTAG
- the TRAF6 gene encoding TNF receptor-associated factor 6 isoform X2: MSQLIHGFFPINTTALHYQRAVDNHLTMSLLHWENSCGSSQSESDCCAAMAASSCGAAAKDDSVSGTASTVNLSSSFMEEIQGYDVEFDPPLESKYECPICLMALREAVQTPCGHRFCKACIIKSIRDAGHKCPVDNEILLENQLFPDNFAKREILSLMVKCPNEGCLHKMELRHLEDHRAHCEFALMNCPQCQRPFQKCQLNIHIVKECPRRQVSCVNCAVSMAFEDKEIHDQNCPLANVICEYCNTMLIREQMPNHYDLDCPTAPVPCTFSTFGCHEKMQRNHLARHLQEDTQSHMRMMAQAVQTLSLAIAPAPQRGMLPCDSASLPRISSGCHSEVQNFQETIQQLEGRLVRQDHQIRELTAKMETQSTYVSELKRTIRTLEDKVAEIEAQQCNGIYIWKIGNFGMHLKSQEEEKPVVIHSPGFYTGKPGYKLCMRLHLQLPTAQRCANYISLFVHTMQGEYDSHLPWPFQGTIRLTILDQSEAPVRQNHEEIMDAKPELLAFQRPTIPRNPKGFGYVTFMHLEALRQRTFIKDDTLLVRCEVSTRFDMGSLRREGFQPRSTDLGM; the protein is encoded by the exons atgagtcaacttatacatggattttttccaataaatactaCAGCACTACATTATCAGAG AGCAGTCGATAATCACCTTACTATGAGTCTGCTACACTGGGAAAACAGCTGTGGATCCAGCCAGTCTGAGAGCGACTGCTGTGCTGCCATGGCCGCCAGCTCCTGTGGTGCTGCAGCAAAAGATGACAGTGTGAGTGGAACTGCCAGCACAGTGAATCTTTCCAGCTCTTTTATGGAAGAGATCCAGGGATATGACGTGGAATTTGACCCACCCCTGGAAAGCAAGTATGAATGCCCCATCTGCTTGATGGCATTACGGGAAGCAGTGCAAACACCGTGCGGCCACAGGTTCTGCAAAGCCTGCATCATCAAATCAATAAG ggATGCAGGTCACAAATGTCCAGTTGACAATGAAATACTGCTGGAAAATCAACTCTTTCCTGACAATTTTGCAAAACGAGAGATTCTTTCTCTGATGGTGAAGTGTCCAAATGAAGGTTGTCTGCACAAGATGGAACTGAGGCATCTTGAG GATCACCGAGCACATTGTGAGTTTGCTCTTATGAATTGTCCCCAATGCCAACGTCCCTTCCAAAAATGCCAACTTAATATTCACATTGTCAAGGAGTGTCCAAGGAGACAGGTTTCTTGTGTAAACTGTGCTGTATCGATGGCATTTGAAGATAAAGAG aTTCATGACCAGAACTGTCCTTTGGCaaatgtcatctgtgaatacTGCAACACCATGCTCATCAGAGAACAG aTGCCTAATCATTATGATCTAGACTGTCCTACAGCCCCAGTTCCATGCACATTCAGTACTTTTGGTTGCCATGAAaag ATGCAGAGGAATCACTTGGCACGCCACCTGCAAGAGGATACCCAGTCGCACATGAGAATGATGGCCCAGGCTGTTCAGACTTTAAGCCTTGCGATAGCTCCCGCACCTCAGCGTGGCATGCTGCCATGTGATTCTGCCTCTCTGCCCCGGATTTCCTCTGGGTGTCACTCAGAGGTCCAGAATTTCCAAGAAACCATTCAACAGTTAGAGGGTCGCCTTGTAAGACAGGACCATCAAATCCGGGAGCTGACTGCAAAAATGGAAACTCAGAGCACGTATGTAAGTGAGCTAAAACGAACTATTCGAACCCTTGAGGACAAAGTTGCTGAAATAGAAGCACAGCAGTGCAATGGAATTTACATCTGGAAGATTGGCAATTTTGGGATGCACTTGAAATCTCAAGAAGAGGAGAAACCTGTTGTCATTCACAGCCCCGGATTCTACACAGGCAAACCCGGCTACAAACTATGCATGCGCCTGCACCTGCAGCTACCGACTGCACAGCGCTGTGCCAACTACATATCCCTCTTCGTCCACACGATGCAAGGAGAGTATGACAGCCACCTCCCGTGGCCCTTCCAGGGTACGATACGCCTTACCATCCTTGATCAGTCTGAAGCACCTGTAAGGCAAAACCATGAAGAGATAATGGACGCCAAACCAGAGCTGCTTGCCTTCCAGAGACCCACAATCCCACGGAACCCCAAAGGGTTTGGCTATGTGACCTTTATGCATCTGGAAGCCCTAAGACAAAGAACCTTCATCAAGGACGACACGTTATTAGTACGCTGTGAGGTCTCCACCCGCTTTGACATGGGCAGTCTTCGGAGGGAGGGTTTTCAACCACGAAGTACTGACTTGGGGATGTAG
- the TRAF6 gene encoding TNF receptor-associated factor 6 isoform X3: MLLKIFLRRRKRAVDNHLTMSLLHWENSCGSSQSESDCCAAMAASSCGAAAKDDSVSGTASTVNLSSSFMEEIQGYDVEFDPPLESKYECPICLMALREAVQTPCGHRFCKACIIKSIRDAGHKCPVDNEILLENQLFPDNFAKREILSLMVKCPNEGCLHKMELRHLEDHRAHCEFALMNCPQCQRPFQKCQLNIHIVKECPRRQVSCVNCAVSMAFEDKEIHDQNCPLANVICEYCNTMLIREQMPNHYDLDCPTAPVPCTFSTFGCHEKMQRNHLARHLQEDTQSHMRMMAQAVQTLSLAIAPAPQRGMLPCDSASLPRISSGCHSEVQNFQETIQQLEGRLVRQDHQIRELTAKMETQSTYVSELKRTIRTLEDKVAEIEAQQCNGIYIWKIGNFGMHLKSQEEEKPVVIHSPGFYTGKPGYKLCMRLHLQLPTAQRCANYISLFVHTMQGEYDSHLPWPFQGTIRLTILDQSEAPVRQNHEEIMDAKPELLAFQRPTIPRNPKGFGYVTFMHLEALRQRTFIKDDTLLVRCEVSTRFDMGSLRREGFQPRSTDLGM, from the exons ATGCTACTCAAAATCtttttgagaagaagaaaaag AGCAGTCGATAATCACCTTACTATGAGTCTGCTACACTGGGAAAACAGCTGTGGATCCAGCCAGTCTGAGAGCGACTGCTGTGCTGCCATGGCCGCCAGCTCCTGTGGTGCTGCAGCAAAAGATGACAGTGTGAGTGGAACTGCCAGCACAGTGAATCTTTCCAGCTCTTTTATGGAAGAGATCCAGGGATATGACGTGGAATTTGACCCACCCCTGGAAAGCAAGTATGAATGCCCCATCTGCTTGATGGCATTACGGGAAGCAGTGCAAACACCGTGCGGCCACAGGTTCTGCAAAGCCTGCATCATCAAATCAATAAG ggATGCAGGTCACAAATGTCCAGTTGACAATGAAATACTGCTGGAAAATCAACTCTTTCCTGACAATTTTGCAAAACGAGAGATTCTTTCTCTGATGGTGAAGTGTCCAAATGAAGGTTGTCTGCACAAGATGGAACTGAGGCATCTTGAG GATCACCGAGCACATTGTGAGTTTGCTCTTATGAATTGTCCCCAATGCCAACGTCCCTTCCAAAAATGCCAACTTAATATTCACATTGTCAAGGAGTGTCCAAGGAGACAGGTTTCTTGTGTAAACTGTGCTGTATCGATGGCATTTGAAGATAAAGAG aTTCATGACCAGAACTGTCCTTTGGCaaatgtcatctgtgaatacTGCAACACCATGCTCATCAGAGAACAG aTGCCTAATCATTATGATCTAGACTGTCCTACAGCCCCAGTTCCATGCACATTCAGTACTTTTGGTTGCCATGAAaag ATGCAGAGGAATCACTTGGCACGCCACCTGCAAGAGGATACCCAGTCGCACATGAGAATGATGGCCCAGGCTGTTCAGACTTTAAGCCTTGCGATAGCTCCCGCACCTCAGCGTGGCATGCTGCCATGTGATTCTGCCTCTCTGCCCCGGATTTCCTCTGGGTGTCACTCAGAGGTCCAGAATTTCCAAGAAACCATTCAACAGTTAGAGGGTCGCCTTGTAAGACAGGACCATCAAATCCGGGAGCTGACTGCAAAAATGGAAACTCAGAGCACGTATGTAAGTGAGCTAAAACGAACTATTCGAACCCTTGAGGACAAAGTTGCTGAAATAGAAGCACAGCAGTGCAATGGAATTTACATCTGGAAGATTGGCAATTTTGGGATGCACTTGAAATCTCAAGAAGAGGAGAAACCTGTTGTCATTCACAGCCCCGGATTCTACACAGGCAAACCCGGCTACAAACTATGCATGCGCCTGCACCTGCAGCTACCGACTGCACAGCGCTGTGCCAACTACATATCCCTCTTCGTCCACACGATGCAAGGAGAGTATGACAGCCACCTCCCGTGGCCCTTCCAGGGTACGATACGCCTTACCATCCTTGATCAGTCTGAAGCACCTGTAAGGCAAAACCATGAAGAGATAATGGACGCCAAACCAGAGCTGCTTGCCTTCCAGAGACCCACAATCCCACGGAACCCCAAAGGGTTTGGCTATGTGACCTTTATGCATCTGGAAGCCCTAAGACAAAGAACCTTCATCAAGGACGACACGTTATTAGTACGCTGTGAGGTCTCCACCCGCTTTGACATGGGCAGTCTTCGGAGGGAGGGTTTTCAACCACGAAGTACTGACTTGGGGATGTAG
- the TRAF6 gene encoding TNF receptor-associated factor 6 isoform X1 produces MLLKIFLRRRKRHFLSCYFFRAVDNHLTMSLLHWENSCGSSQSESDCCAAMAASSCGAAAKDDSVSGTASTVNLSSSFMEEIQGYDVEFDPPLESKYECPICLMALREAVQTPCGHRFCKACIIKSIRDAGHKCPVDNEILLENQLFPDNFAKREILSLMVKCPNEGCLHKMELRHLEDHRAHCEFALMNCPQCQRPFQKCQLNIHIVKECPRRQVSCVNCAVSMAFEDKEIHDQNCPLANVICEYCNTMLIREQMPNHYDLDCPTAPVPCTFSTFGCHEKMQRNHLARHLQEDTQSHMRMMAQAVQTLSLAIAPAPQRGMLPCDSASLPRISSGCHSEVQNFQETIQQLEGRLVRQDHQIRELTAKMETQSTYVSELKRTIRTLEDKVAEIEAQQCNGIYIWKIGNFGMHLKSQEEEKPVVIHSPGFYTGKPGYKLCMRLHLQLPTAQRCANYISLFVHTMQGEYDSHLPWPFQGTIRLTILDQSEAPVRQNHEEIMDAKPELLAFQRPTIPRNPKGFGYVTFMHLEALRQRTFIKDDTLLVRCEVSTRFDMGSLRREGFQPRSTDLGM; encoded by the exons ATGCTACTCAAAATCtttttgagaagaagaaaaag gcatTTTTTGTCTTGCTATTTCTTCAGAGCAGTCGATAATCACCTTACTATGAGTCTGCTACACTGGGAAAACAGCTGTGGATCCAGCCAGTCTGAGAGCGACTGCTGTGCTGCCATGGCCGCCAGCTCCTGTGGTGCTGCAGCAAAAGATGACAGTGTGAGTGGAACTGCCAGCACAGTGAATCTTTCCAGCTCTTTTATGGAAGAGATCCAGGGATATGACGTGGAATTTGACCCACCCCTGGAAAGCAAGTATGAATGCCCCATCTGCTTGATGGCATTACGGGAAGCAGTGCAAACACCGTGCGGCCACAGGTTCTGCAAAGCCTGCATCATCAAATCAATAAG ggATGCAGGTCACAAATGTCCAGTTGACAATGAAATACTGCTGGAAAATCAACTCTTTCCTGACAATTTTGCAAAACGAGAGATTCTTTCTCTGATGGTGAAGTGTCCAAATGAAGGTTGTCTGCACAAGATGGAACTGAGGCATCTTGAG GATCACCGAGCACATTGTGAGTTTGCTCTTATGAATTGTCCCCAATGCCAACGTCCCTTCCAAAAATGCCAACTTAATATTCACATTGTCAAGGAGTGTCCAAGGAGACAGGTTTCTTGTGTAAACTGTGCTGTATCGATGGCATTTGAAGATAAAGAG aTTCATGACCAGAACTGTCCTTTGGCaaatgtcatctgtgaatacTGCAACACCATGCTCATCAGAGAACAG aTGCCTAATCATTATGATCTAGACTGTCCTACAGCCCCAGTTCCATGCACATTCAGTACTTTTGGTTGCCATGAAaag ATGCAGAGGAATCACTTGGCACGCCACCTGCAAGAGGATACCCAGTCGCACATGAGAATGATGGCCCAGGCTGTTCAGACTTTAAGCCTTGCGATAGCTCCCGCACCTCAGCGTGGCATGCTGCCATGTGATTCTGCCTCTCTGCCCCGGATTTCCTCTGGGTGTCACTCAGAGGTCCAGAATTTCCAAGAAACCATTCAACAGTTAGAGGGTCGCCTTGTAAGACAGGACCATCAAATCCGGGAGCTGACTGCAAAAATGGAAACTCAGAGCACGTATGTAAGTGAGCTAAAACGAACTATTCGAACCCTTGAGGACAAAGTTGCTGAAATAGAAGCACAGCAGTGCAATGGAATTTACATCTGGAAGATTGGCAATTTTGGGATGCACTTGAAATCTCAAGAAGAGGAGAAACCTGTTGTCATTCACAGCCCCGGATTCTACACAGGCAAACCCGGCTACAAACTATGCATGCGCCTGCACCTGCAGCTACCGACTGCACAGCGCTGTGCCAACTACATATCCCTCTTCGTCCACACGATGCAAGGAGAGTATGACAGCCACCTCCCGTGGCCCTTCCAGGGTACGATACGCCTTACCATCCTTGATCAGTCTGAAGCACCTGTAAGGCAAAACCATGAAGAGATAATGGACGCCAAACCAGAGCTGCTTGCCTTCCAGAGACCCACAATCCCACGGAACCCCAAAGGGTTTGGCTATGTGACCTTTATGCATCTGGAAGCCCTAAGACAAAGAACCTTCATCAAGGACGACACGTTATTAGTACGCTGTGAGGTCTCCACCCGCTTTGACATGGGCAGTCTTCGGAGGGAGGGTTTTCAACCACGAAGTACTGACTTGGGGATGTAG